The following proteins are encoded in a genomic region of Ostrea edulis chromosome 7, xbOstEdul1.1, whole genome shotgun sequence:
- the LOC130048403 gene encoding uncharacterized protein LOC130048403, translating to MVPYREVDVDQAGFCARHRPYVVIIKLVVESVKKQLSVQENIQVRKHLIDEMAVIIKLIAASIKRQLSVNIRVRKHLLDEMAKMKVLQKKRKVHEELLTHEINVLMKKVQRELLLKVQAIPAIDEEEKRIIESPGHPRY from the exons ATG gTTCCTTACAGAGAAGTTGACGTCGATCAGGCAGGCTTCTGCGCCAGACATCGACCGTATGTG GTAATCATTAAACTGGTCGTTGAATCAGTAAAGAAGCAGCTGTCCGTACAGGAAAACATCCAAGTCCGGAAGCATCTGATCGACGAAATGGCG GTAATCATTAAATTGATCGCTGCATCAATAAAGAGGCAGCTATCAGTGAATATCCGAGTACGAAAGCATCTACTCGATGAAATGGCG AAAATGAAAGTACTACAGAAAAAGAGAAAGGTGCACGAAGAATTGCTT ACACATGAGATCAACGTTTTAATGAAAAAGGTTCAAAGAGAATTGCTT TTGAAAGTCCAGGCCATCCCCGCTATTGATGAGGAAGAAAAGAGGATAATTGAAAGTCCGGGCCATCCCCGCTATTGA
- the LOC130048368 gene encoding uncharacterized protein LOC130048368, which yields MKYWETVMSELMNPTAKRRGRKRKHFNFDLNNTFWKNRKTNHSPSISEVGGSNPIVRPSHSLHQGINFNGGETNIAAPMLLRPAGTSSQRTSEDPSNFHENHIINLEKTNNLFQIFLDNHDFGICKKPKMKLEISQTSNLGTSASAKCLNCKYETDMVSLYDKGKNHKCLMHSALALPMLKTKMGPSDVQFLLACLNVKPPSLKTLNRVLSEAADIAKEENKKSMLENQDYVRRVQELKGQGNEVDLEMDTSYNNRIQSGMEAGTMSITPVAECCTSRKLVVALNICNKTCTRRGKCDHQGCSKNYATDKSIASSEGYSAKVNLNSIQNENILSIRSVTSDQCGQVEKVVREFSPSISHFHCLIHKLRNLQKKLQNLKLKSFIDGLDSDTFCRHVSRAIRSRLYFEIIRWKKSISTPSRFLQKIKQAAINIVPCFTGNHQLCSTVSVFCRVSTVQKVLRSLPRHQYLVLTPNDEEKLISQLTRFADLTSMSKLKQLTNTNKVESIHHRCFTVAPKNTNWPKNFEGLCHSAVHSDTKCTGRSTSILAKRLGIRYGSKHPFSLHMSRLDCLAKYYKERQSRKKVKQRRFHARMRKTYRKVFEKSVFSNGTVDHTYWRNPYAT from the coding sequence ATGAAATACTGGGAAACAGTGATGAGTGAGTTAATGAATCCTACCGCAAAACGAAGGGGGAGGAAGAGGAAACattttaactttgatttaaATAACACCTTTTGGAAGAATAGAAAAACAAACCATTCCCCTTCCATCAGCGAAGTCGGAGGTAGTAATCCAATTGTACGCCCCTCACACTCCCTCCATCAGGGAATCAACTTCAAtggaggggaaacaaacattgCTGCCCCGATGCTTCTGCGGCCAGCTGGTACATCGAGCCAGAGGACATCTGAAGACCCATCAAATTTCCATGAAAACCACATCATCAATCTGGAAAAAACAAATAATCTGTTTCAAATTTTTTTAGACAATCATGACTTTGGAATTTGTAAAAAACcgaaaatgaaattagaaatctCACAGACATCCAACTTGGGGACATCTGCCTCAGCAAAGTGCTTAAACTGTAAATATGAGACTGATATGGTGAGCCTTTATGACAAAGGCAAAAACCATAAATGTCTCATGCACTCTGCTCTGGCACTGCCAATGCTAAAAACGAAAATGGGCCCATCTGATGTTCAGTTCCTCCTGGCTTGTTTAAACGTGAAGCCGCCATCACTGAAAACTTTAAACAGAGTTTTAAGTGAAGCAGCTGACATAGCGAAGGAGGAAAACAAGAAATCGATGCTTGAGAATCAAGATTACGTAAGAAGAGTTCAGGAGTTGAAAGGCCAAGGCAATGAAGTGGACCTAGAAATGGACACTTCCTACAACAACCGGATACAGTCTGGGATGGAAGCTGGAACGATGTCCATCACTCCTGTGGCCGAATGCTGCACAAGCCGCAAACTTGTTGTAGCATTGAACATTTGCAACAAGACATGCACCAGGAGGGGCAAATGCGATCATCAGGGCTGTTCAAAAAATTACGCCACTGATAAATCTATTGCCTCTTCTGAAGGCTATTCGGCCAAAGTCAATCTGAActcaattcaaaatgaaaatattttgtcaatCAGGTCAGTGACCAGTGACCAATGTGGGCAAGTTGAGAAAGTGGTGAGAGAATTCTCACCATCTATCTCACATTTCCACTGCCTGATTCATAAATtaagaaatttacaaaaaaaattgcaaaacttaaaattaaaatcattcatTGATGGGCTGGACAGTGACACATTTTGCAGACATGTCTCCCGAGCAATAAGGTCACGGCTTTACTTTGAAATTATTCGTTGGaagaaatcaatttcaacaCCAAGCCGCTTCCTCCAGAAAATAAAGCAAGCAGCTATAAACATTGTACCGTGTTTCACTGGAAATCACCAACTATGCTCAACTGTTTCGGTATTTTGTCGTGTGTCTACAGTGCAGAAAGTGTTAAGAAGTCTTCCTCGGCATCAATATCTCGTACTGACACCAAACGACGAAGAGAAGTTAATATCACAACTTACCCGCTTCGCCGATTTAACCAGCATGAGCAAATTGAAGCAACTTACTAATACCAATAAAGTGGAATCTATCCACCATCGTTGCTTCACAGTGGCTCCAAAGAACACTAATTGGCCCAAGAACTTTGAAGGACTATGTCATTCGGCCGTCCATTCCGACACAAAATGTACAGGAAGGTCGACCTCCATTCTGGCTAAACGGCTGGGCATCAGGTATGGCTCGAAACACCCTTTCAGTCTCCACATGTCCCGTCTCGACTGCCTTGCCAAGTACTATAAAGAAAGGCAAAGTAGGAAGAAAGTTAAACAGAGACGATTTCATGCCAGAATGCGAAAGACATACcgaaaagtttttgaaaaatcagtGTTCTCCAATGGTACAGTGGATCACACATACTGGAGGAATCCTTATGCAAcatga